CCCTCGCCCGCGCCGAATCCTCCCTGTTGGCCGGAGACAGCCCCGAATTCACAGCCGTCGAACTGCGCGATGCCCTCGATTCCCTCGGCGAACTTACTGGTCGCGTCGATACCGAAGATATCCTAGGCGCCATTTTCTCCTCCTTCTGCATCGGGAAGTGATCCATTATCACCCTTCTGTCTCGCTACAATAACAACTTCCTATCGTGTGCCTTGGTGTGTAAGCTTGTTTATAATGAAGATGGATAGGATAATAAGAAGACATAGAAGAAAAAGGATTCAAGTAAACGCGATTAGCAATACACGAGGATGTTTAGGTAAAGTTAAGTACTGCACTTTTCGCAAAATATATTCAGCTTCAGAAGTGAGACATTAACACGATAGTGCCAATAATGCTAGTAGCTTTTTCATCGCTTAAAGATTAGAAAATTAATAATATATGCGTCACTACTACCACAATACAATAACAGCATTCCTTAATCAACCGCTTGATGCGATTTGGTTACAATTGACTGCTGTTGGGCGTGGAGATTTGCTCAATACTCAAAAGCAAGCCTGGGCGGAGCAGATAAAAATACTTAAAACGCATCTTACCGGATTCACAGGTGATATATTCTTTGAATATTCAATTCCTCGTATGGGGAAACGTATCGACGCCGTGCTGCTGATTGATGGGATTGTGTTTGTGGTGGAATTTAAGGTTGGATCCGAGGAGTTTACTGGGGCAGATATTAATCAGGTTTGGGACTATGCACTCGATTTGAAATACTTTCACGAGGAGAGTCATCACCTACCAATTATTCCGATTCTTGTTTCTACAAATGCTAAGGAGAACGATATTTTACTCTTTCAGTATGATGACCAAATAGTACGTCCAATATTGAGTAATGGCGACAATATAGCAACCATTATTCGACAGTCGCAATTGGTTTTCCCTCCGACATACATAGACAACTATTTGTGGAGTATTAGTCGTTATGCACCAACGCCAACAATTATTGAGGCAGCACAGGCTCTCTATAAAAACCACTCAGTGAAGGATATTTCACGCTCCGATGCAGATAATCTCACTGATACGAGTGATTATATTTTTAAGGTAATTGAGCGGGCTAAGGCCGAACATAATAAGGTTATATGCTTTGTTACGGGGGTGCCCGGAGCAGGCAAAACACTTGTTGGGCTCAACATATCGACTCAAAGTGCAAGTAAAGAGGGTGTAAATGCGGTCTATCTGTCGGGTAATGGCCCATTAGTGAAAATTTTGGTTGAGGCATTGACTCGTGATAAGATTCGTCAACTCAAAGAGAAAGGTGAGAAGTGTACAAAAAAAGAGGTAGAGCAAGAGGTAAAATCTTTTATTCAGAATGTCCACCACTTCCGTGATGCTTGTTTGGAGGGTACAATTATTAAGAATGGTGAGATTGTTGCCGATTTGGAGTATTTTCGGAGCGAGAAAAATAGAGATAAATCATACGCTCCGATTGACCACATAGCGATTTTCGATGAGGCGCAACGTGCTTGGACCAAAGATATGACGGCTGACTTTATGCGCCGTAAAAAGAATCGTCTGGGCTTCCCATATTCCGAGCCGGAGTTCTTGATTTCGTGTATGGATCGCCACAAAGATTGGGCGTTGATTGTTTGCCTTGTTGGTGGCGGTCAGGAGATCAACACAGGTGAGGCAGGTATTAGCGAGTGGATAGCATCAATAAATAATCACTTCAAAGATTGGCACGTGCATATCTCTTCACGTTTGACGGACAAAGAGTATGCGGAAGGCGAATCGTTGAATCTACTTGCTGATCATCCAAATGTATATATAACTGATGAACTACATCTAGCCGTTTCGCTACGCAGTTTTAGAGCCGAAAAGCTATCGCTGTTTGTACATCAGCTTTTGGATATGGACAAGGAGGGGGCTTCGGAGACACTCAAAGAGCTAACTAAATATCCGATAGTGTTGACACGTGATGTCAAAAAAGCCAAACGATGGATCAAGGAGCGTGCTCGAGGAAATGAACGTTATGGTATTATCGTTTCGTCACAGGCTTATCGTTTGCGGCCATTGGCAATTGATGTACGTGTGAAGCCTGATCCTGTGCACTGGTTCCTATCTGATAGAGAAGACATCCGTTCATCATATTGCATGGAAGATGTTGTAACGGAATTTGATATTCAAGGTTTGGAATTGGACTATACTTGTGTCGTATGGGACGGAGATTTTCGCTTTAAGCATGGTGATTGGGGGACATATTCATTTGTGGGTAACAAATGGCAAAATATTAAGAAAGAGGATCGCAAGATGTACCTAAAGAATGCCTATCGAGTTCTGCTGACTCGTGCTCGGCAAGGGATGGTTATCGTAGTGCCACATGGCGATCTGGAAGATCACACGCGCAAACCAGAATATTACGACTCGACGTATAAATACTTGAAATCAATAGGATTAGAAGAAATTTAATTTCATCGATTGTATAGACAAGCGAACTTAAAAAATATCGATTGTAAAAACAAGATTTTTCTAATTCGATAACTTACTGTTAAATGCCAATTTTTTTTATGGTCGACAAACTATACACCAATTCGTGGTTGCCATGAGTTGGTGAGAACTGTTACCCTCATCCCATTATGAATATTGAAGAAAAGGCGGTTCAGATCGTTGCGGCGGCTCAGATTATTACGGTGGCATCTATTGACGAAAATGGCTATCCGCGTCCGGTTGCCATGGTGAAACTGAAGGTTGAGGATGGAGCGATTTATGTGTCAACGGGAGCCAGTTCTGCAAAAACGGCTCACTTCAAGGCTAATCCCAAGGCCGGGATTTCGATTGTGCATGGCGGCGACAGTATCGTTTATACGGGCAGGATGGAGATTGTGGCGGATGAGGCTGTGAAGCGTTCGCTTTGGGGGGACTGGATGCTTGAGCATTTCCCCCGTGGTGTGGAAGATCCTGAGTATTGCGTGCTTAAATTTACGCCGGAAGCAACGACGTACTGGATTGATAATGTGTTTATGAAGGGGCAGAAGTATTTGAATCTGTTCTGCCAGAGTTGCGGAATGCCCATGCATTCTGCCGACCAGTTCGGAACGGATAAAGACAGTTCCGCCAATCGGGACTATTGCTGCTATTGCTACAAAGACGGAGAGTTTGTGCAGGATTGTTCCATGGAAGGCATGATCGAACATTGCATCAAGTATCTTGATGAGTTTAACGCTTCCAGTGGTACTCAACTCTCAAAAGACGAGGCTATTGCTGAAATGAGAAAGTATTTTCCGCGGCTGAAAAGATGGGCAAAGTAAACAGTAGCTATTGAAATATGGAGATGATCAGATTTTGATGTAGATC
This is a stretch of genomic DNA from Akkermansia sp. N21116. It encodes these proteins:
- a CDS encoding zinc ribbon domain-containing protein, encoding MKGQKYLNLFCQSCGMPMHSADQFGTDKDSSANRDYCCYCYKDGEFVQDCSMEGMIEHCIKYLDEFNASSGTQLSKDEAIAEMRKYFPRLKRWAK
- a CDS encoding DUF2075 domain-containing protein produces the protein MRHYYHNTITAFLNQPLDAIWLQLTAVGRGDLLNTQKQAWAEQIKILKTHLTGFTGDIFFEYSIPRMGKRIDAVLLIDGIVFVVEFKVGSEEFTGADINQVWDYALDLKYFHEESHHLPIIPILVSTNAKENDILLFQYDDQIVRPILSNGDNIATIIRQSQLVFPPTYIDNYLWSISRYAPTPTIIEAAQALYKNHSVKDISRSDADNLTDTSDYIFKVIERAKAEHNKVICFVTGVPGAGKTLVGLNISTQSASKEGVNAVYLSGNGPLVKILVEALTRDKIRQLKEKGEKCTKKEVEQEVKSFIQNVHHFRDACLEGTIIKNGEIVADLEYFRSEKNRDKSYAPIDHIAIFDEAQRAWTKDMTADFMRRKKNRLGFPYSEPEFLISCMDRHKDWALIVCLVGGGQEINTGEAGISEWIASINNHFKDWHVHISSRLTDKEYAEGESLNLLADHPNVYITDELHLAVSLRSFRAEKLSLFVHQLLDMDKEGASETLKELTKYPIVLTRDVKKAKRWIKERARGNERYGIIVSSQAYRLRPLAIDVRVKPDPVHWFLSDREDIRSSYCMEDVVTEFDIQGLELDYTCVVWDGDFRFKHGDWGTYSFVGNKWQNIKKEDRKMYLKNAYRVLLTRARQGMVIVVPHGDLEDHTRKPEYYDSTYKYLKSIGLEEI